A window of Acidimicrobiia bacterium genomic DNA:
CGCGCCGCGCGACTGCGGGCTCGACACCGAGATCGCGCAGCACGCGACCCGCCGCGCTGTCCGGCTCGGCGACCATTCCGAGGAGGAGGTGCTCGCAGCCGAGGTAGTTGTGCGCGAGGTCGATCGATGCCTCGAGCGCGGAGGCGAACGCCTGCTGCGCAGGCACCGTGAGCGGCGGCCACCCGGTCGACCCGGTCGCTTCGGTCGCGGCCGACGTCGGCGCGGCCTCGGCGACCGTCGACTGCTCGATCGCGGTCCGGAGGTCGTCGAGGTCGACGAGCAACGTCGGCAGCACGCCGAGCGCGAGGTTGCCGCCCTCGGCGAGCAGGCCGAGCAGGAGCTCACGGGTACCGACCCGGCCGTCCGGTCCGGCGGTCTCACCGGCGAGGTCGACGACGTGGCGCAACCGGGGCGTCATCCGCCCGCCGACGCGGTCGGCGAACCGGGTCGAGCGGGACGCATCGAACGCGGGATCGCGCATGGAGCGGATGGCCCGGCGGGCGGTACCCACGGAGCGCACCGCCTCCGCCAGCGCGAGCTGGCAGATCTGCGAGACCGGCACGTTCGCGGTCTTCACCGCCGCCGCCAGGTCGTCGGGCAGGTAGACATTGATCTTCGGCATGACACCCTCCATCTATAACCCCTTTCAGGGTTATAGATCCGGGCGGGACCCGCGGTCAAGGGGCAGAATGGGCGCCGTGGCCCGACCGAGCGACGTCCGGCGCATCGCACGCTCGCTGCCCGAGACGGTCGAGGGCGAGGATGGGTTCGGCTTCTCCGTCCGCACCGGCACCAAGGACAAAGGCTTCGCGTGGGTGTGGCGCGAGCGCGTCGACCCCGGGCGGGCCCGGGTCCCGCAGCCGAAGGTGCTCGTCGTGCGGGTCGCCAACGGCGCCGAGAAGGAGGCGCTCATCGCCTCCGATCCCGAGAAGTTCTTCACCGAACCGCACTACAACGGCTATCCCGCGGTGCTCGTCCGCCTCGCCGCGATCGGGGTGAAGGAGCTGCGCGAGCTGCTCACCGACGCCTGGCGCACGCAGGCGCCGAAGGCACTCGTGAAGGACTTCGACGCCGGTCGTCGATAACCAAAGGAACCTTTGCAAAGGGTTGCTTGCACCCGTAGCCTGCCGGCGTGCCGCGGGACGCCAACGACGACCGGATCCGCAAGGTCGAGATCGACGCGCGGAACCTCCGCGGCATCGCTCATCCGGTGCGCGTCCGGCTGCTCGCGTTGCTGCGCTCCGAGGGACCGTCGACGGCGACCCGGCTCGCCGCGCGCCTCGGCCTGAACTCGGGCGCGACGAGCTACCACCTCCGTCAGCTCGAGACCTACGGATTCGTCGCCGAGGACGCGGCGCGCGGCACCGCGCGCGAGCGCTGGTGGCGGCCGTTGCACGATTCGACGCTGGCCGCGCCGGCCGACCTGCTGCAGGGCGAGACGTCCGAGCTGGGCGAGGAGTACCTGCG
This region includes:
- a CDS encoding Clp protease N-terminal domain-containing protein, giving the protein MEGVMPKINVYLPDDLAAAVKTANVPVSQICQLALAEAVRSVGTARRAIRSMRDPAFDASRSTRFADRVGGRMTPRLRHVVDLAGETAGPDGRVGTRELLLGLLAEGGNLALGVLPTLLVDLDDLRTAIEQSTVAEAAPTSAATEATGSTGWPPLTVPAQQAFASALEASIDLAHNYLGCEHLLLGMVAEPDSAAGRVLRDLGVEPAVARRAVTSALAGFVQARKAGSPPPPDALDSIMRRVEAIERRLDAGDN
- a CDS encoding MmcQ/YjbR family DNA-binding protein, which gives rise to MARPSDVRRIARSLPETVEGEDGFGFSVRTGTKDKGFAWVWRERVDPGRARVPQPKVLVVRVANGAEKEALIASDPEKFFTEPHYNGYPAVLVRLAAIGVKELRELLTDAWRTQAPKALVKDFDAGRR
- a CDS encoding winged helix-turn-helix domain-containing protein, translated to MPRDANDDRIRKVEIDARNLRGIAHPVRVRLLALLRSEGPSTATRLAARLGLNSGATSYHLRQLETYGFVAEDAARGTARERWWRPLHDSTLAAPADLLQGETSELGEEYLRALAMFAADATLRAVDEWGRRPETWRDVGTLSDYALRLTPAELDALLQDLFAVLDRARWHDADDAPADSRPVTVQLQAFPTPGTIDDDAVDG